The DNA window CCGTCGAGGAGGGCTCCGCCCTCACCACCGAGCTGGAGGTCACCGAGGGCCTCCAGTTCGACAAGGGCTTCATCTCGCCGAACTTCGTGACCGACGTGGAGGGGCAGGAGGCGGTCCTCGAGGACCCGTACATCCTGATCACCACGCAGAAGATCTCGGCGATCGAGGAGCTGCTGCCGCTGCTGGAGAAGGTCCTCCAGAACAGCAAGCCGCTGCTCATCATCGCCGAGGACGTCGAGGGCCAGGCCCTGTCCACGCTGGTGGTCAACGCGATCCGCAAGACCATCAAGGTCTGCGCCGTGAAGGCCCCCGGCTTCGGTGACCGCCGCAAGGCGATGCTCCAGGACATGGCGATCCTGACCGGCGCCGAGCTGGTCGCCCCGGAGCTGGGCTACAAGCTCGACCAGGTCGGCCTGGAGGTGCTCGGCACCGCCCGGCGCGTCGTGGTCGACAAGGAGAACACCACCGTCGTCGACGGTGGCGGCCAGGCCGCCGAGGTCGCCGACCGGGTCGCCCAGATCCGCAAGGAGATCGAGGCCTCGGACTCCGAGTGGGACCGGGAGAAGCTGGCCGAGCGGCTGGCGAAGCTCTCCGGCGGCATCGCGGTGATCAAGGTCGGCGCGGCCACCGAGGTCGAGATGAAGGAGCGCAAGCACCGCATCGAGGACGCCATCGCCGCGACCAAGGCCGCGGTCGAGGAGGGCACGGTCCCGGGTGGCGGCGCCGCCCTGGTCCAGATCCTGCCGGTGCTCGACGACGACCTGGGCTTCACCGGTGACGAGAAGGTCGGCGTCTCGATCGTGCGCAAGGCGCTGGTCGAGCCGCTGCGCTGGATCGCCCAGAACGCCGGCCACGACGGCTACGTGGTGGTGCAGAAGGTCGCCGCCAAGGAGTGGGGCAACGGCCTCGACGCCGCCACCG is part of the Micromonospora halotolerans genome and encodes:
- the groL gene encoding chaperonin GroEL (60 kDa chaperone family; promotes refolding of misfolded polypeptides especially under stressful conditions; forms two stacked rings of heptamers to form a barrel-shaped 14mer; ends can be capped by GroES; misfolded proteins enter the barrel where they are refolded when GroES binds); the protein is MAKILSFSDDARHLLEHGVNALADAVKVTLGPRGRNVVLDKKFGAPTITNDGVTIAKEIELTNPYENLGAQLVKEVATKTNDVAGDGTTTATVLAQAMVREGLRNVAAGTNPIGLKRGVDAAAAKVSEALLGRAVEVADKESIAHVATISAQDATIGELIAEAMERVGRDGVITVEEGSALTTELEVTEGLQFDKGFISPNFVTDVEGQEAVLEDPYILITTQKISAIEELLPLLEKVLQNSKPLLIIAEDVEGQALSTLVVNAIRKTIKVCAVKAPGFGDRRKAMLQDMAILTGAELVAPELGYKLDQVGLEVLGTARRVVVDKENTTVVDGGGQAAEVADRVAQIRKEIEASDSEWDREKLAERLAKLSGGIAVIKVGAATEVEMKERKHRIEDAIAATKAAVEEGTVPGGGAALVQILPVLDDDLGFTGDEKVGVSIVRKALVEPLRWIAQNAGHDGYVVVQKVAAKEWGNGLDAATGEYVDLVKSGILDPVKVTRNAVTNAASIAGLLLTTESLVVEKPEKAEPGDAGHGHGHGHGHQHGPGF